A DNA window from uncultured Methanoregula sp. contains the following coding sequences:
- a CDS encoding tetratricopeptide repeat protein, with the protein MTPASKVAIFCGFILFLFFLCPGVTAVDNQAEQYYNSGVTSVQQGRYDEAVALFDNAVAVDPTLTEAWYNRGVVLIYLKNYPESLTSLDKALALRPDFSDAWTSRGIALHQMGKYDEALTSFDKAIALNMNDAKAWNNRGLSLLKLGRSSDAIASFNQAIVLKPEDLTAKNNRDSALALEQTQASPLLFAPVGALVLVAGIAVWSRRRTR; encoded by the coding sequence ATGACACCAGCAAGTAAGGTTGCCATTTTTTGTGGTTTTATTCTCTTTTTGTTTTTCCTGTGCCCCGGGGTTACTGCCGTGGACAACCAGGCCGAACAATATTATAACTCGGGAGTTACATCGGTCCAGCAGGGCAGATACGACGAAGCTGTTGCCTTGTTTGACAACGCAGTTGCGGTCGATCCGACGCTGACCGAGGCGTGGTACAACCGAGGGGTCGTGCTTATTTACCTGAAAAATTACCCGGAATCCTTAACCTCGCTAGACAAGGCTCTTGCCCTCAGGCCGGATTTTTCCGATGCCTGGACCTCCCGCGGTATTGCGCTCCACCAGATGGGAAAGTACGATGAGGCGTTAACCTCGTTTGACAAGGCAATCGCACTCAACATGAACGATGCCAAAGCCTGGAACAACCGCGGGCTTTCGCTCCTGAAACTTGGCAGAAGTTCGGACGCGATCGCCTCGTTCAACCAGGCGATTGTGCTCAAACCGGAGGATCTCACCGCAAAGAACAACCGGGACAGCGCACTTGCACTTGAGCAGACCCAGGCTTCCCCCCTCCTGTTTGCCCCCGTTGGCGCACTCGTCCTGGTGGCGGGAATCGCAGTCTGGAGCCGGCGCCGCACCCGGTAA